In one window of Arcobacter sp. CECT 8983 DNA:
- the trxA gene encoding thioredoxin has protein sequence MGKYIDLTPENFESTVNSGVSLVDFWAPWCGPCRMIAPVIEELAEEFEGKANICKVNTDEQQDLAVKYGIRSIPTIIFMKDGEVVDQMVGATSKQALSEKINSLV, from the coding sequence ATGGGTAAGTATATAGATTTAACTCCAGAGAATTTTGAGTCAACTGTTAATTCAGGTGTTTCATTAGTTGATTTTTGGGCTCCATGGTGTGGACCTTGTAGAATGATTGCTCCAGTAATTGAAGAATTAGCAGAAGAGTTTGAGGGTAAAGCAAATATTTGTAAAGTAAATACTGACGAACAACAAGATTTAGCTGTAAAATATGGTATTAGATCTATTCCAACAATTATTTTTATGAAAGATGGAGAGGTTGTTGATCAAATGGTTGGAGCTACTTCAAAACAAGCTTTATCAGAAAAAATTAATTCTTTAGTATAA